A region from the Phycisphaerales bacterium genome encodes:
- a CDS encoding NAD(P)-dependent oxidoreductase: MRLLITGAGGFLGRAVVKAAVERGHFVRALVRPAAGPIPREWAGEEHIEEVRHDLRQRQGCSSLLNNVDAVIHLAAAKSGDLYEQLGGTVVATENLLDAMTAAGVSRLVLTSSFAVYEYLDRWSWSRLDEDSPLAKCPTNRDEYCQTKLFQERRAREHAEKHKWRLVVLRPGVIFGRGNLWSARLGTQAGRWWMCTGLLNETPLTYVENCAEAIVLAAEHEGAVRELVLNVVDERPLALTYINEVRRKVAPGAFIVPMPWMLMRTIARFAWLMNRIVFKGRGKLPGLLVPVRLHARCRPLRYPNDRIRTVLGWKPRYSWREGLDRSVRQSAQSAPPAVEEPAAVPLRQAV; the protein is encoded by the coding sequence GCGCTGTGGTAAAGGCGGCAGTGGAGCGTGGGCACTTTGTTCGAGCACTTGTTCGGCCGGCTGCCGGGCCGATCCCTCGAGAATGGGCGGGTGAAGAACATATCGAAGAAGTCCGGCATGATCTGCGACAGCGTCAGGGTTGTTCATCATTGCTCAATAATGTTGACGCCGTCATCCACCTTGCCGCAGCGAAGTCCGGCGACCTGTACGAGCAGTTGGGCGGAACGGTGGTCGCGACGGAGAACCTGCTGGACGCGATGACTGCAGCCGGAGTGAGTCGGCTGGTGTTGACGAGTTCCTTCGCGGTGTACGAGTACCTTGACCGGTGGTCATGGAGTCGACTCGATGAAGACTCTCCGCTGGCGAAATGCCCCACAAACCGCGACGAGTACTGCCAGACGAAACTCTTCCAGGAGCGGCGTGCTCGAGAACACGCCGAGAAGCACAAGTGGCGCCTGGTGGTGCTGCGGCCGGGGGTCATCTTTGGCCGAGGCAATTTATGGTCTGCTCGACTGGGTACTCAGGCGGGGAGATGGTGGATGTGTACGGGGCTGCTCAATGAAACTCCGCTGACCTATGTTGAGAACTGCGCCGAGGCGATTGTGTTGGCGGCCGAGCATGAAGGAGCAGTTCGCGAACTCGTGCTCAATGTTGTGGATGAGCGGCCGCTGGCGCTGACGTACATCAACGAGGTCCGGCGAAAGGTCGCGCCCGGCGCATTCATCGTCCCCATGCCCTGGATGCTGATGCGGACGATCGCCCGCTTTGCCTGGCTCATGAACAGGATCGTGTTCAAGGGCCGAGGAAAGCTCCCGGGGCTGCTTGTGCCCGTGCGGCTGCACGCCCGCTGCCGACCGCTGCGCTATCCGAACGATCGCATCCGCACCGTGCTCGGCTGGAAGCCGCGTTATTCATGGCGCGAGGGCCTGGATCGTTCTGTGCGGCAGTCCGCCCAATCGGCGCCACCGGCGGTCGAGGAACCGGCGGCTGTGCCTTTGAGACAGGCTGTCTGA
- a CDS encoding glycosyltransferase family 4 protein, which translates to MGDLTYSLTLHGFGALSEPSRWRLREKLERSLFAICVSSWARGQAMLWSDPVHWDKYHVVHCGIDASQFQPHTHDGRGKRLLFIGRFDPVKGLPLLIEAIDRLARDHPDVHLDLVGDGPLRGDLEAMVCGLELEKYITFHGYLSQAECRVRLQHADVLVISSFAEGIPVVLMEAMASRVAVLATNIAGIPELVEHGVSGVLVPSGDGEALAQGLDQLLASPKWREQLADAGRQRVERDFRSDLEAARLVHIFRERLAGRPVSVRPIVRGTDRSHWQEIPTPTPVGTGQ; encoded by the coding sequence ATGGGTGATCTCACCTATAGCTTGACGCTTCATGGATTTGGCGCGCTGTCAGAACCGAGCCGCTGGCGGCTGCGCGAAAAACTTGAACGGAGCCTGTTCGCGATCTGCGTTAGTTCTTGGGCGCGGGGCCAAGCTATGCTTTGGAGCGATCCTGTGCACTGGGATAAGTACCACGTCGTGCACTGTGGAATCGATGCGAGCCAGTTTCAGCCGCACACGCACGATGGTCGAGGCAAACGCCTTCTGTTCATCGGGCGGTTCGATCCCGTCAAGGGCCTGCCCCTGCTGATCGAAGCAATCGATCGGCTCGCGAGGGATCACCCCGACGTGCACTTGGATCTGGTGGGCGATGGCCCTTTGCGCGGTGACCTCGAAGCCATGGTGTGCGGACTGGAACTGGAAAAGTACATCACGTTCCATGGCTACCTCTCTCAGGCAGAGTGTCGCGTTCGACTGCAGCATGCAGATGTGCTGGTGATTTCCAGCTTTGCTGAGGGCATCCCCGTCGTGCTCATGGAGGCGATGGCGTCCCGCGTGGCCGTGTTAGCCACGAATATCGCAGGCATTCCCGAACTGGTCGAACATGGCGTGAGCGGCGTGCTCGTGCCGTCTGGAGACGGCGAGGCTCTGGCGCAAGGACTCGACCAACTGCTTGCCAGCCCTAAGTGGCGCGAGCAATTGGCGGACGCGGGTCGGCAGCGCGTGGAGCGCGACTTCAGGTCCGATCTGGAGGCGGCGCGTCTCGTTCACATCTTTCGGGAACGACTTGCCGGCAGGCCCGTGTCGGTGCGTCCAATTGTTCGAGGCACAGATCGATCGCATTGGCAAGAGATTCCAACACCAACCCCAGTCGGGACGGGGCAGTGA
- a CDS encoding glycosyltransferase family 2 protein, giving the protein MRQTLDSVIAQTVRPSVWVIVDDGSTDGTPGILAEYAARHEFVRVVRRGDRGRRSVGPGVIDAFYAGLETVELADFDFVVKLDLDLDLPSGYFEELICRMEADLSIGTCSGKPYFIDPRSRKLESEMCGDEMSVGMTKFYRRECFEQIGGFVREVMWDGIDCHRCRMLGWKACSWDDPELRFIHLRPMGTSDKGWWTGRMRHGAGQYFMGTGLAYMTISALYRMTRPPRVLGGLAMWWGYVKAMLQRRPRYDDLEFRRFLRGYQWQCLFKGKRRATQELDERQAAVFEQRMKAQSASSSRVTRGAAVAAG; this is encoded by the coding sequence ATGCGGCAGACGCTCGACTCTGTGATTGCCCAGACAGTGCGTCCGTCGGTTTGGGTCATTGTCGACGACGGCTCGACGGATGGCACGCCCGGGATTCTTGCGGAGTACGCGGCGCGTCATGAGTTCGTTCGGGTCGTGCGACGGGGGGATCGCGGGCGGCGCAGTGTTGGGCCGGGCGTCATCGATGCGTTCTACGCGGGTCTGGAGACGGTCGAGCTCGCCGACTTTGACTTTGTTGTCAAACTTGATCTCGATCTTGATTTGCCATCCGGTTACTTTGAGGAACTGATCTGCCGCATGGAGGCCGATCTTTCGATCGGCACGTGCAGCGGTAAGCCGTATTTCATCGATCCTCGCAGCCGGAAACTCGAAAGCGAAATGTGCGGCGACGAGATGTCTGTCGGGATGACGAAGTTCTACCGCCGCGAGTGCTTTGAGCAGATCGGCGGGTTCGTGCGCGAGGTGATGTGGGACGGGATCGACTGCCATCGCTGCCGGATGCTGGGGTGGAAGGCGTGCAGCTGGGATGATCCGGAGTTGCGGTTCATTCACCTTCGGCCGATGGGCACGAGCGACAAGGGCTGGTGGACGGGGCGCATGCGGCACGGGGCCGGGCAGTATTTCATGGGCACGGGTCTCGCGTACATGACGATCAGCGCGTTGTATCGCATGACGCGGCCGCCGCGCGTGCTTGGCGGGCTGGCGATGTGGTGGGGCTATGTGAAGGCAATGCTCCAGCGCCGGCCGCGCTATGACGATCTCGAGTTTCGCCGGTTCCTCCGGGGCTACCAGTGGCAGTGCCTTTTCAAGGGCAAGCGCCGGGCAACCCAGGAATTGGATGAACGCCAGGCGGCGGTGTTTGAGCAGCGGATGAAGGCTCAGTCCGCCTCGAGCAGCCGAGTGACGCGAGGCGCCGCTGTCGCGGCCGGATAG
- a CDS encoding WecB/TagA/CpsF family glycosyltransferase yields MTIVSKPSNVFSAPRPIRLLGARLDSTTEQQCIAHVLDSLDEGRGGWIVTHNLDHLRRLTLDGAFRALCEQADIRVADGMPLVWASWVQGTPLPERVAGSSLIWTLSAAAAMRGKSIFLLGGDGESSSRAAEALRSKWPNLKVAGVDPAPVGFDRDAARMEQLRRRLIAAGPDIVYVALGSPKQEQLISELRSTLPQAWWIGVGISFSFVCGEVRRAPRWAQRAGLEWVHRLAQEPGRLWRRYLCQGIPFAARLFVSAALKRFAVRTET; encoded by the coding sequence ATGACCATCGTTTCAAAACCCTCAAACGTCTTCTCCGCACCACGTCCCATACGACTTCTGGGCGCGCGGCTCGATTCGACGACGGAGCAGCAGTGCATCGCGCATGTACTCGACTCACTCGATGAGGGTCGAGGCGGGTGGATCGTGACCCACAACCTCGATCACCTCCGCCGGCTCACGCTCGATGGCGCGTTTCGAGCGCTTTGCGAGCAAGCGGACATCCGTGTCGCGGATGGGATGCCGCTTGTCTGGGCGAGCTGGGTCCAAGGTACGCCGCTGCCGGAGCGCGTGGCGGGTTCGAGTCTCATCTGGACGCTCAGCGCGGCCGCGGCGATGCGAGGCAAGTCGATCTTTCTGCTTGGCGGCGACGGCGAGAGCAGTTCGCGCGCCGCCGAGGCGCTGCGGAGCAAGTGGCCGAATCTCAAAGTTGCGGGCGTGGACCCGGCTCCAGTGGGCTTCGATCGAGATGCTGCACGGATGGAGCAACTCAGGCGGAGACTCATCGCCGCGGGGCCCGACATCGTGTATGTCGCGCTCGGCTCGCCCAAGCAGGAACAGTTGATCAGCGAACTGCGCAGCACCCTTCCCCAAGCCTGGTGGATCGGCGTGGGGATCAGTTTCAGTTTCGTCTGCGGCGAAGTGAGGCGGGCGCCGCGCTGGGCTCAGCGGGCCGGCCTGGAGTGGGTGCATCGCCTGGCCCAGGAGCCCGGGCGTCTCTGGCGGCGATACTTGTGTCAGGGCATCCCTTTCGCCGCCCGGCTGTTCGTTTCTGCAGCACTCAAGCGATTCGCGGTGCGTACAGAAACATGA
- a CDS encoding nucleotide sugar dehydrogenase, whose protein sequence is MSHTELQSRLDSATATIGVIGLGYVGLPLASALHAGGFRVVGFDVDASKIEALAAGRNYLKHLGQEMTAAVAASDRFEATTSFARLGEPDVVIVCLPTPLGAHREPDLSYVIDAGERIGATLRRGQLIVLESTTYPGTTRDEFLPAVVEAARRAGRESLECGKDFFVAYSPEREDPGRQSHSTRTIPKLVGGLDDVATDLAVRLYRRAVEQVIPVRSAEVAEAAKLLENIFRSVNIAMANEMKMILDPMGIDVWEVIAAASTKPFGFMPFYPGPGLGGHCIPIDPFYLTWKAKEVGRPTKFIELAGEINTSMPHYVMGKVTDALNQQGKAVRGSRVLVLGLAYKPNVDDIRESPSFELIELLRDHGALVEYSDPHVPQTHQMRKYDLRMKSVELSRESIGSFDAVLIATNHDAFDYELLAAHARLVIDTRNAMHAFEAQMGARLVKA, encoded by the coding sequence ATGTCGCACACAGAACTCCAATCCCGACTCGACTCCGCGACCGCCACGATTGGCGTCATTGGCTTGGGGTACGTTGGGCTGCCGCTGGCGAGTGCGTTGCATGCCGGGGGGTTCCGGGTCGTCGGGTTCGACGTCGATGCGAGCAAGATCGAAGCCCTCGCGGCGGGGCGGAACTACCTCAAGCATCTCGGGCAGGAGATGACGGCGGCTGTGGCGGCGAGCGATCGGTTCGAGGCGACGACCTCGTTTGCGCGGCTGGGCGAGCCGGATGTAGTGATTGTCTGTCTTCCGACTCCGCTTGGCGCGCATCGCGAGCCGGATCTGAGTTACGTGATTGACGCGGGGGAGCGCATCGGCGCGACGCTTCGCCGCGGGCAGTTGATCGTGCTCGAGTCGACGACGTATCCTGGCACAACCCGCGATGAGTTTCTGCCGGCGGTGGTTGAAGCGGCTCGCCGGGCAGGTCGCGAGTCACTCGAATGCGGCAAGGACTTCTTTGTCGCCTACTCGCCGGAGCGCGAGGATCCGGGCCGGCAGTCGCACTCGACGCGCACCATTCCCAAGCTCGTCGGCGGCCTGGATGATGTCGCGACTGATCTCGCGGTGCGCCTGTACCGCCGGGCCGTTGAGCAGGTGATCCCAGTGCGATCTGCGGAGGTCGCGGAAGCGGCGAAACTGCTTGAAAATATCTTCCGCTCGGTGAACATCGCGATGGCCAACGAGATGAAGATGATTCTGGATCCGATGGGGATCGACGTGTGGGAGGTAATCGCTGCGGCCTCGACCAAGCCGTTCGGCTTCATGCCGTTTTATCCGGGGCCGGGGCTCGGCGGGCACTGTATCCCGATCGATCCGTTCTACCTGACGTGGAAGGCCAAGGAAGTGGGCCGGCCGACGAAGTTCATCGAACTTGCCGGCGAGATCAACACGTCGATGCCGCATTACGTGATGGGCAAAGTGACCGATGCGCTGAACCAGCAGGGCAAGGCGGTGCGCGGCTCGCGCGTGCTTGTGCTCGGGCTGGCGTACAAGCCGAATGTGGACGACATCCGCGAATCGCCTTCGTTTGAGTTGATCGAACTGCTGCGCGATCATGGGGCGCTGGTGGAGTATTCGGATCCGCACGTGCCGCAGACGCACCAGATGCGCAAGTACGATCTGCGGATGAAGAGCGTCGAACTGTCGCGCGAGTCGATCGGTTCGTTCGACGCGGTGCTGATTGCGACGAATCACGATGCGTTTGACTATGAATTGCTTGCGGCGCATGCGCGGCTCGTGATCGACACCCGCAACGCGATGCACGCGTTCGAAGCGCAGATGGGCGCGCGGCTGGTGAAGGCCTGA
- a CDS encoding exosortase/archaeosortase family protein, whose protein sequence is MSTLRRTWDFSLGLWLGVLTLVAVAATIDLWRDIFAIGWQDPENSHLILAPFVAAWLIWVRRERIRFVRPNPSVSGPLVVIAGWISVRIGYQYGIIVAQHGGALLIVCCAALTMLGPQVVRLFLPAAAALLFILPVPGRIREAIALPLQEHTAQITHYLLTAIGIPLERGGSVLTINGTEVAVAEACNGMRMVTALMLITFAFVFSVPMRQRIRLFFLILSPVIALLVNVIRLVPTVLLYGYASESVATTFHDISGWIMLFVALGILWAMLGLLRWLEIAVSPHPIGEED, encoded by the coding sequence TTGAGCACACTTCGGCGCACATGGGACTTTTCACTCGGGCTCTGGCTCGGCGTGCTGACACTCGTCGCCGTCGCGGCCACCATCGACCTCTGGCGCGACATCTTCGCCATCGGCTGGCAGGATCCCGAGAATTCGCATCTCATTCTGGCGCCGTTCGTCGCCGCCTGGCTGATCTGGGTGCGGCGCGAGCGGATTCGCTTCGTGCGGCCGAACCCGAGCGTGTCTGGCCCGCTTGTCGTGATCGCGGGTTGGATCAGCGTGCGTATCGGCTACCAATATGGCATCATCGTGGCGCAGCACGGCGGAGCACTGCTCATCGTCTGCTGCGCCGCACTCACGATGCTCGGGCCCCAGGTCGTGCGGCTCTTCCTGCCGGCTGCCGCGGCGCTGCTGTTCATCCTGCCGGTCCCCGGGCGGATTCGTGAGGCCATTGCCCTGCCGCTGCAGGAGCACACCGCGCAGATCACCCATTACCTTCTGACCGCCATCGGCATTCCGCTCGAACGCGGCGGCAGCGTGCTGACCATCAACGGTACCGAAGTCGCCGTGGCCGAAGCCTGCAACGGAATGCGCATGGTCACGGCGTTGATGCTCATCACGTTCGCGTTTGTGTTCTCGGTGCCGATGCGGCAGCGGATCCGGCTGTTCTTTCTCATCCTCAGCCCGGTGATCGCGCTGCTTGTCAACGTGATCCGCCTCGTGCCGACTGTGCTGCTCTACGGCTACGCCAGCGAATCGGTGGCTACGACGTTTCACGACATCAGCGGGTGGATCATGCTTTTCGTCGCCCTGGGGATTCTCTGGGCGATGCTCGGGCTGCTGCGGTGGCTGGAGATTGCGGTGTCGCCGCATCCGATCGGAGAGGAGGACTAG
- a CDS encoding exosortase-associated EpsI family protein, protein MTRGNRHRLRSRGIPLVTLALLMCMFAFGGLGQDPPTGAPDYFARVAAKMDEVPFRVDNWFGVNLPYTDVEVEMLRPNKMLQRTYQDQTTGQKASLSIVHCTDVRDMGGHYPPVCYPAHGWNLESSELSEVSVQGRPQSVRVYVFSRMNRGTREAIRIVSFFIIPNSSDIRSERDGLERAAKRPQAAGLGAAQVQILTPDSQSKETTAEMVSKLIDVVEPVIATVQEGVK, encoded by the coding sequence ATGACGCGAGGCAACCGCCATCGACTCCGCTCGCGGGGCATTCCGCTGGTCACGCTGGCGCTGCTGATGTGCATGTTTGCATTCGGCGGACTCGGGCAGGACCCGCCGACGGGAGCGCCGGACTACTTCGCTCGCGTGGCGGCAAAGATGGATGAAGTGCCCTTCAGGGTCGACAACTGGTTTGGAGTCAATCTGCCGTACACGGACGTCGAAGTGGAAATGCTCCGGCCCAACAAGATGCTTCAGCGCACCTATCAGGATCAGACGACGGGGCAGAAGGCCAGCCTGTCGATTGTGCACTGCACGGATGTGCGCGACATGGGCGGCCACTACCCGCCGGTCTGCTATCCCGCGCATGGATGGAACCTGGAGTCGAGCGAACTCTCCGAAGTGTCTGTGCAGGGTCGGCCGCAGAGCGTGCGCGTCTACGTATTCTCGCGCATGAACCGTGGAACGAGAGAGGCCATCCGGATCGTGAGCTTTTTCATCATTCCGAACTCATCGGACATTCGCAGCGAGAGAGACGGGCTGGAGCGTGCCGCCAAGCGGCCACAGGCGGCGGGGCTTGGCGCTGCCCAGGTGCAGATTCTGACGCCCGATTCGCAATCGAAGGAAACCACCGCAGAGATGGTGTCGAAACTGATTGACGTCGTCGAGCCTGTCATCGCGACAGTCCAAGAAGGTGTGAAATGA
- a CDS encoding AAA family ATPase has product MNADGQMQVHRVQVGDGLVGPAAEERQAGAVALLHRRLRGRYPIAIILAAVFASIGIVGGYLSSGPQYTSEGFIRIVPTLPRLMYRTEENEMPPLFGEFVASQAEIIDSPRVLQQAADDSKLTEIGWPIGGDGASKLKRSIDVNYRRGTQIIFVSATTDSPRESERAVNAVIEAYMALYGDTSDSEVTEKVSLLRSRRTDLENRLTSIRGSILAFSDNYGSSDLDSILAARTQELISIEQDIFTVKQRILGLETAEPRETGSQTGEPDLSLEYLAKMDPTGLGELVRQREQLDAQIEEAQRFGPRHVQTRRLIEERDVLNSQINKRLEVVRGWARDGSLTPTELAGNTGDLTLQQAQDLLARLETARNAAFEEMQRISKAMSEIDAKREEAESVKGWLAETARALEQLLVETQNSTQGRIDPSLGDLPTQPSKDRRFQLAVLGGMAGAGFGVGLVLLFGLLRPSFRYLDEIEEAETLLPVLGTLPDLSSEAEDLESMATLSVHHLRNMLAMQARPRKQGGTAFMVTSARPGDGKTSLTVALGMSFAAQGVKVLLIDADLIGHGLSPTMRMDGKVGLRQVAGGASLAECIVPSRIANLSVLPAGQSTRQSAGSNGKAASNGSLEAEHLSTERMHELIDEARSKFDIVLIDTGPLMGSLEANVLATVVDRVVLTVPRGQDPRLLRAALGRLRSVGATCAGLVFNRATPTDLRSSMSTISFHSQSMRSNGEVGPESTAESRHALVRAILMSGQPADNKKAADKA; this is encoded by the coding sequence ATGAACGCAGACGGACAGATGCAGGTTCACCGCGTGCAGGTCGGTGACGGCCTGGTCGGGCCGGCAGCCGAGGAGCGCCAGGCCGGGGCGGTGGCGCTGCTCCACCGCCGGCTGCGCGGCCGGTACCCGATCGCGATCATCCTGGCCGCGGTGTTCGCGTCGATCGGCATCGTTGGCGGCTACCTCTCAAGCGGGCCGCAGTACACGAGCGAAGGGTTCATTCGAATTGTTCCAACGCTGCCGCGCTTGATGTACCGCACGGAAGAGAACGAGATGCCGCCGCTGTTCGGCGAGTTTGTCGCCTCGCAGGCCGAGATCATCGACTCCCCCCGTGTTCTGCAGCAGGCCGCCGACGATTCGAAGCTCACAGAAATAGGATGGCCCATTGGCGGTGACGGCGCTTCAAAACTGAAACGAAGCATCGACGTCAACTATCGTCGCGGGACTCAGATCATTTTTGTGAGCGCGACGACCGATTCGCCGCGCGAGTCGGAGCGGGCGGTCAACGCGGTCATCGAAGCCTACATGGCTCTCTATGGCGACACTTCCGACTCTGAGGTTACCGAGAAGGTAAGTCTTCTGCGCTCCCGCCGCACCGATCTTGAGAACCGCCTCACCAGTATTCGCGGTTCCATCCTCGCGTTCAGCGACAACTACGGCTCATCCGATCTGGACTCGATCCTGGCGGCGCGCACGCAGGAACTCATTTCCATTGAGCAGGACATCTTCACTGTAAAGCAGCGCATTCTCGGGCTGGAGACGGCCGAGCCTCGTGAGACCGGCTCCCAAACAGGCGAGCCTGATCTCTCACTGGAGTACCTCGCCAAAATGGATCCTACCGGCCTCGGAGAACTCGTACGCCAGCGCGAGCAACTCGACGCGCAGATTGAAGAAGCCCAACGCTTCGGCCCGCGTCATGTTCAGACCCGCCGGTTGATCGAAGAGCGCGACGTCCTGAACTCGCAGATCAACAAGCGGCTGGAGGTCGTTCGCGGCTGGGCCCGCGACGGCAGCCTCACTCCAACTGAACTGGCCGGCAACACCGGCGATCTGACGCTTCAGCAGGCGCAGGATCTGCTCGCGAGGCTGGAGACCGCCCGCAATGCCGCCTTTGAGGAAATGCAGCGAATCTCCAAAGCCATGAGTGAGATCGACGCGAAGCGCGAGGAGGCGGAATCCGTAAAGGGCTGGCTTGCCGAGACGGCGCGCGCTCTCGAACAGCTGCTCGTCGAGACACAGAACTCGACTCAGGGTCGCATCGACCCTTCGCTGGGCGACCTGCCGACCCAACCCTCCAAGGACCGCCGCTTCCAGCTCGCCGTCCTCGGCGGCATGGCTGGCGCGGGCTTCGGCGTCGGCCTTGTGCTGCTCTTCGGCCTGCTCAGACCGAGTTTCCGCTACCTTGATGAGATCGAAGAAGCCGAGACGCTTCTGCCCGTGCTCGGCACACTGCCCGATCTGAGCAGCGAAGCTGAAGACCTCGAATCGATGGCCACGCTGAGCGTCCATCACTTGCGCAACATGCTCGCCATGCAGGCCCGGCCGCGCAAGCAGGGCGGAACGGCGTTCATGGTCACGAGCGCCCGGCCCGGCGACGGCAAGACGAGTCTGACGGTTGCGCTGGGCATGTCGTTCGCCGCCCAGGGCGTCAAGGTGCTCCTGATCGACGCCGACCTCATCGGCCACGGCCTCTCGCCGACGATGCGCATGGATGGCAAGGTCGGCCTGCGCCAGGTTGCCGGCGGCGCCTCGCTGGCCGAGTGCATCGTGCCATCGCGCATCGCCAATCTCTCCGTGCTGCCCGCCGGCCAGTCCACGCGTCAGAGCGCCGGGTCCAACGGCAAGGCTGCATCGAATGGGTCGCTCGAAGCCGAACACCTCTCCACCGAGCGCATGCACGAACTGATCGACGAAGCCCGGAGCAAGTTCGACATCGTGCTCATCGACACGGGGCCGCTGATGGGGAGCCTCGAAGCCAATGTGCTGGCGACGGTCGTGGACCGCGTGGTGCTCACCGTGCCGCGCGGCCAGGATCCGCGCCTGCTCCGTGCCGCCTTGGGCCGGCTGCGCTCGGTTGGCGCGACGTGCGCCGGCCTCGTCTTCAATCGCGCCACGCCCACCGATCTGCGCAGCAGCATGAGCACGATCTCGTTCCACTCGCAGAGCATGCGATCCAACGGCGAAGTGGGTCCGGAGTCCACAGCCGA